The Arachis duranensis cultivar V14167 chromosome 2, aradu.V14167.gnm2.J7QH, whole genome shotgun sequence genome has a window encoding:
- the LOC107473616 gene encoding dehydrodolichyl diphosphate synthase CPT3-like has protein sequence MDFFMVNPRHFKISDIALINDGCEQTNGVFEKLIYLIKKCVLHALSIGPIPIHVAFIMDGNRRYAKKNNLVEGSGYKAGFFSLISMLNLCYELGVRYVTIFAFSIDNFKRCPEETRFLMDLMKEKIESLIMDENNESINIANRFGMRVHFVGDLKLLDKPLRLAAKRIMEATVNNSRVVLSICVAYNSTLEILHSLEECCEEKCDEIRVLDESGSGYGLIKIRRDYLKEYDDSMCLINLEDVERNMYMAIAPCPNILIRTSGENRLSNFLLWQSTFCYLYSPFVLWPDFGFWHFVWAILNYQRSCFYLDKKRKQL, from the coding sequence atggaTTTTTTCATGGTGAATCCACGGCATTTCAAGATTTCTGATATAGCATTGATCAATGATGGGTGTGAACAAACTAATGGGGTCTTtgagaaattaatttatttgataaaaaaatgtgTTCTTCATGCTCTATCTATTGGTCCAATCCCAATCCATGTTGCATTCATCATGGATGGGAATCGTAGGTATGCTAAAAAGAACAACTTGGTTGAAGGCTCCGGTTACAAAGCTGGGTTCTTTTCTCTCATTTCAATGCTCAATCTTTGTTATGAGTTAGGCGTAAGATATGTAACAATCTTTGCATTCAGCATTGATAATTTCAAGAGGTGTCCTGAGGAAACAAGGTTCCTAATGGACCTTATGAAGGAGAAGATCGAATCGTTGATCATGGACGAAAACAACGAAAGTATCAACATCGCGAATCGGTTTGGTATGAGAGTTCATTTTGTAGGAGACCTAAAACTTCTTGATAAGCCTCTAAGGTTGGCAGCAAAAAGGATCATGGAAGCAACTGTTAATAACTCTAGAGTTGTGCTTTCTATTTGTGTTGCATATAATTCCACCCTAGAGATTTTGCATTCCCTAGAGGAATGTTGTGAAGAAAAATGTGATGAGATTAGGGTTTTGGATGAAAGTGGTTCAGGGTATGGATTAATTAAGATTAGGAGGGATTATTTGAAGGAATATGATGATTCAATGTGTTTGATAAATTTGGAAGATGTTGAGAGGAACATGTATATGGCAATTGCACCATGCCCTAATATCTTGATTAGGACTTCAGGGGAGAATAGATTAAGCAATTTTCTTTTGTGGCAAAGCACATTTTGTTACTTGTATTCACCATTTGTTCTTTGGCCAGATTTTGGATTTTGGCATTTTGTTTGGGCTATTTTGAACTACCAAAGGAGTTGCTTTTATTTggacaagaaaagaaaacaattaTAG
- the LOC107473581 gene encoding pentatricopeptide repeat-containing protein At5g16860 encodes MLLRCSSLKCKLLLPLPLPLPQLITTRLSSCSTVTVNPTILKQCSSITHAKLLQQQVTVQGLLHHFTRHLIATYIALSSTIHATVLLLTLPPSPLSVFWWNQLIRRSLHHGDPHGSLALYHQMKAHGWTADHYTFPFVFKACADIPSFSAGTSLHAAVLRSGFDSNVFVCNAVVGMYGRCGSLQDARNMFDELCQRGIQDLVSWNSIVSACSRAYETNTALQLFVEMTTRHWVSPDPVSLVNILPVCAFVGSSMQGKQVHGFAVRSGLVDDVFVGNAIVDMYAKCGKMDQANRVFERMKLKDVVSWNAMVTGYSQTGMFGDALSLFEQMRQENIKLDVVTWTAVIAGYAQRGHGSEALDVFRQMCNCGSQPNVVTLVSLLSGCASIGALLHGKETHCYAIKFMLNLDGNDPRDDLMVINGLIDMYAKCKNVAVARTMFELIPPKDRDVVTWTVMIGGYAQHGDANHALQLLSEIFKMGNSLKPNDFTLSCALMACARLAALRLGRQIHAYVLRNRYDCVVLFVANCLIDMYSKCGDVETAQVVFNNMPEKNSVSWTTLMTGYGLHGRGEDAIQVFDEMRKVGLVPDGITFLVLLYACSHSGMVDHGINFFYRMRQDFGVPPGAEHYACMVDLLGRAGRLDEAVKLINCMPMEPSAVVWVALLSACRIHSNVELGELAASRLGELESGNDGSYTLLSNIYANARRWKDVARIRYLMKNTGVQKRPGCSWVQGRKGTATFFVGDRSHSQSQQIYETLAELIQRIKAIGYVPQTSFALHDVDDEEKGDLLFEHSEKLALAYGILTIPPGSPIRITKNLRICGDCHSAITYISMIVEHEIILRDSSRFHHFKNGSCSCKGYW; translated from the coding sequence ATGCTCTTGCGCTGCAGTTCACTGAAGTGCAAGCTGCTACTGCCATTGCCACTGCCGCTCCCACAACTCATCACTACTCGCCTCTCTTCTTGTTCCACTGTTACAGTCAATCCTACAATCTTGAAACAATGCAGTTCCATAACCCATGCCAAGCTCCTGCAACAGCAAGTCACAGTGCAGGGCCTTCTCCACCACTTCACCCGCCACCTCATTGCCACATACATCGCACTCAGCTCCACCATCCATGCCACTGTCCTCCTCCTCACACTCCCCCCATCGCCTCTCTCTGTTTTCTGGTGGAATCAGCTTATAAGGCGCTCCCTTCATCACGGGGACCCTCACGGCTCCCTTGCCCTCTACCATCAGATGAAGGCTCATGGGTGGACCGCTGACCACTACACCTTCCCTTTTGTCTTTAAGGCCTGTGCTGATATTCCCTCTTTCTCTGCCGGCACTTCCCTCCACGCTGCTGTTCTACGATCTGGCTTTGACTCTAATGTCTTCGTTTGTAATGCTGTGGTTGGCATGTACGGTAGGTGTGGCTCTCTCCAAGATGCGCGCAACATGTTTGATGAATTGTGCCAAAGGGGAATTCAGGACTTGGTCTCTTGGAATTCCATTGTGTCTGCTTGTTCTCGTGCTTATGAGACAAATACGGCACTTCAATTATTTGTTGAAATGACCACTCGTCATTGGGTGTCGCCAGATCCTGTGAGCCTTGTTAACATACTTCCTGTTTGTGCTTTTGTTGGTTCTTCGATGCAGGGGAAACAGGTTCATGGGTTTGCTGTTAGGAGTGGGTTGGTGGATGATGTTTTTGTGGGGAATGCTATTGTTGACATGTACGCCAAGTGTGGTAAGATGGATCAAGCAAACAGGGTTTTTGAAAGGATGAAGTTGAAGGATGTTGTTTCTTGGAATGCTATGGTCACGGGGTATTCTCAGACTGGAATGTTTGGGGATGCTCTCTCTCTGTTTGAGCAGATGCGGCAGGAGAATATCAAGCTGGATGTTGTGACATGGACGGCTGTGATCGCCGGGTATGCCCAGAGAGGGCATGGTTCTGAGGCTTTGGACGTGTTTCGGCAGATGTGCAACTGCGGATCTCAGCCGAATGTTGTTACTCTGGTGTCTCTGCTTTCCGGCTGTGCATCTATTGGCGCATTGCTTCATGGGAAAGAAACTCATTGTTATGCCATCAAATTTATGCTGAACTTGGATGGAAATGATCCACGGGATGATTTGATGGTAATTAATGGTCTGATTGACATGTATGCTAAGTGCAAAAATGTTGCTGTAGCCCGTACAATGTTTGAGTTGATACCTCCCAAGGATAGAGATGTGGTTACCTGGACTGTGATGATTGGTGGTTATGCACAGCATGGTGATGCCAACCATGCGCTACAACTTCTCtctgaaattttcaaaatgGGTAACTCTTTAAAGCCCAATGATTTTACTTTATCTTGTGCCCTCATGGCTTGTGCTCGTTTAGCAGCATTGAGATTAGGAAGGCAAATTCATGCTTATGTGTTGCGCAATCGGTATGACTGCGTTGTTCTATTTGTGGCCAATTGTCTAATAGACATGTACTCCAAATGTGGAGATGTGGAAACTGCTCAAGTTGTTTTTAATAACATGCCAGAGAAAAATTCTGTATCTTGGACAACTTTAATGACAGGTTATGGTTTGCATGGACGTGGTGAAGATGCTATCCAGGTTTttgatgagatgaggaaagttGGTCTAGTGCCAGATGGCATAACCTTTCTTGTTCTGCTTTATGCTTGTAGTCATTCAGGAATGGTGGATCATGGAATCAATTTCTTTTATAGAATGAGACAGGACTTTGGGGTTCCTCCTGGTGCAGAGCATTATGCATGCATGGTTGATCTTCTGGGTCGTGCTGGTCGCTTAGATGAAGCCGTGAAACTCATTAATTGCATGCCCATGGAACCATCTGCAGTAGTGTGGGTGGCCTTGCTTAGTGCATGTAGGATACATTCAAATGTAGAGCTTGGGGAACTCGCTGCCAGTCGATTAGGGGAATTGGAGTCTGGGAATGATGGGTCATACACTCTGCTCTCAAACATATATGCTAATGCTAGACGTTGGAAAGACGTGGCTAGGATTAGATATTTGATGAAAAATACAGGTGTCCAAAAAAGGCCTGGCTGTAGTTGGGTCCAAGGAAGGAAAGGCACTGCAACCTTCTTTGTGGGAGACAGATCCCACTCGCAATCTCAGCAGATATATGAAACACTTGCAGAATTGATTCAACGCATTAAAGCTATTGGATATGTTCCTCAGACAAGCTTTGCTCTTCATGATGTAGATGATGAAGAAAAAGGTGACCTGCTTTTTGAACATAGTGAGAAATTGGCCCTTGCCTATGGCATCCTAACAATTCCTCCAGGATCTCCTATTCGGATCACCAAGAATTTACGCATTTGTGGTGATTGCCACAGTGCCATAACATACATATCCATGATTGTTGAACATGAAATCATACTGCGAGACTCAAGTCGCTTCCATCATTTCAAGAATGGTTCCTGCTCATGCAAAGGTTATTGGTGA
- the LOC107473580 gene encoding 60S ribosomal protein L31, with translation MVEKAKGRKEEVVTREYTINLHKRLHSCTFKKKAPKAIKEIRKFAQKAMGTNDVRVDVKLNKFVWSQGIRSVPRRIRVRIARKRNDNEDAKEELYSLVTVVEIPKEEINGLGTKVIEDED, from the exons ATGGTGGAAAAGGCGAAGGGTAGGAAGGAGGAGGTGGTTACCAGAGAGTACACTATCAATCTCCACAAGCGCTTGCATTCAtg CACATTCAAGAAGAAGGCCCCGAAAGCCATTAAGGAGATAAGGAAGTTTGCTCAGAAAGCCATGGGGACCAATGATGTGAGAGTGGATGTGAAGTTGAACAAGTTTGTGTGGAGTCAAGGTATCCGAAGCGTCCCACGGAGGATCAGGGTACGCATTGCTCGCAAGAGGAACGACAACGAAGATGCAAAGGAAGAGCTCTACTCTCTCGTCACTGTTGTTGAAATCCCCAAGGAAGAGATCAATGGTTTAGGCACAAAGGTTATTGAGGATGAGGATTGA